In a single window of the Aridibaculum aurantiacum genome:
- a CDS encoding class I SAM-dependent methyltransferase: MMNVKEAYNIWADQYDTNENKTRDLEAISLRTTLSKIDFSSCLEVGCGTGKNTEWLVTKADHVTAIDLSEEMLSKAKSKAIPGKVNFIQADITRDWSFASEQEFDLVTFSLVLEHIENLDEVFEKVNRVTKANAFVYVSELHPFKQYSGSKARFETEEGLNVVTCFNHHISDFTSAARNNGFSIVEVEEYFDDNNRNGLPRILTLVFKKN; encoded by the coding sequence ATGATGAACGTTAAAGAAGCATACAACATCTGGGCAGATCAGTACGATACCAATGAAAATAAAACAAGGGACCTGGAGGCGATATCGCTAAGAACAACCTTAAGCAAGATCGACTTCAGTAGTTGTTTGGAGGTTGGCTGTGGAACTGGTAAGAATACTGAATGGCTGGTTACAAAAGCTGATCATGTAACAGCTATTGACCTTTCTGAAGAAATGCTTTCAAAAGCAAAAAGTAAGGCTATACCAGGTAAAGTAAATTTTATACAAGCTGACATAACCCGCGACTGGAGTTTTGCAAGTGAGCAGGAGTTTGACCTGGTAACCTTCAGCCTTGTACTGGAGCATATAGAAAACCTGGACGAGGTTTTTGAAAAGGTAAATCGGGTGACCAAAGCCAATGCCTTTGTTTATGTAAGTGAATTACATCCTTTCAAACAATATAGCGGCTCCAAAGCCCGCTTCGAAACCGAAGAAGGATTGAATGTGGTTACTTGCTTCAACCACCATATATCCGACTTTACGTCAGCAGCCCGAAACAATGGCTTCAGCATAGTAGAAGTAGAAGAATACTTCGATGACAACAACAGGAATGGATTACCCAGAATCCTGACGCTGGTTTTTAAGAAGAATTAG
- a CDS encoding YebC/PmpR family DNA-binding transcriptional regulator, translating to MGRIFEVRKSTMFARWDRMAKQFTRIGKEIAIAVKAGGPDPDVNPALRRCMINAKGVNMPKDRVEAAIKRALGKDITNYEEVVYEGYGPHGVAIMVETATDNPTRTVANVRMHFRKSDGSLGTSGSVAFTFNRMGEFKIKNEGLDMEELELELIDHGLEEIGEDEEGNIILRTPYEEFGTMSKALDEKGITALSAELTRIPTTTVELPEDQAKEVLELVDRLEQDEDVQKVYHNLK from the coding sequence ATGGGAAGGATATTCGAAGTACGTAAATCAACCATGTTTGCCCGTTGGGACCGCATGGCCAAACAATTTACCCGCATTGGAAAAGAAATAGCTATCGCTGTAAAAGCTGGCGGACCCGATCCTGATGTTAACCCTGCACTTCGCCGTTGTATGATCAACGCCAAGGGCGTAAACATGCCTAAGGACCGTGTAGAAGCAGCCATCAAAAGAGCGCTGGGCAAGGACATCACCAACTACGAGGAAGTAGTGTATGAAGGTTATGGCCCTCATGGTGTAGCCATCATGGTAGAAACAGCTACTGATAATCCTACCCGTACCGTTGCCAATGTACGCATGCATTTCAGGAAGAGCGATGGCAGCCTTGGCACCAGTGGCTCTGTAGCTTTTACCTTCAATCGCATGGGCGAATTCAAGATAAAGAATGAAGGGCTGGACATGGAAGAACTGGAGCTGGAGCTGATTGATCATGGACTAGAAGAGATAGGAGAAGATGAAGAAGGCAACATCATCCTGCGCACGCCCTACGAAGAATTTGGCACAATGAGTAAAGCCTTGGATGAAAAAGGAATTACAGCATTGAGTGCAGAGCTTACACGTATTCCTACCACTACTGTAGAACTACCCGAAGACCAGGCAAAAGAAGTATTAGAATTGGTAGACCGCCTGGAGCAGGACGAAGATGTTCAGAAGGTATACCACAACCTGAAATAA